The sequence below is a genomic window from Silene latifolia isolate original U9 population chromosome 7, ASM4854445v1, whole genome shotgun sequence.
GATTCGACATAAGGAACAGAAAGTTGGATGGGCAAAACTGATTTGGAAGAGTTGGGCATTGCCTAAACATAAATTTCTATCATGGTTAATCCTTAGGAATGCTCTGAATGTCAAAGCTAGACTGTTCAAGCATGGCATTTGCCAGGATGATATATGTTGCCTGTGCAATGCTGGTCAAGAGACAGTTGAGCATGTTTTTCAAGATTGTCAGTATGCATCAATGGTACTGGCAGGGATATGTGACTGGCTCTGTATTCCTAAACCTCCTGTGAATGGGATAATTTGGGTGGGGAGAAGAAACTGGAGCCTGCTGAAGAGGAATGTATGTCTGGCTGCTGTCATGGCAGTCTATTATGCAGTGTCGCATCAAAGAAATCAAGCAAGATTGGAAGGAATTATTTTGAGACCGAGCATTGTGATTCACCAGATTCAACAATGTCTCAAATTAAGAATGATTAGATGTAAGATTGTAACAAGTGTAGATGCAAACTGGATGGCTTCTATAATATAGAAGCTACTCTTAATTATTATTGTCCTTAGTTTGTAATAGTTGCTTTTGTGCTTAATGAGAACTTaccttctaccaaaaaaaaacatatcctcctttcttttctttttctaccaactccatatgAAATAGAACGAGCCAACTCGCATCAATGGAAAGTATGCCGcaaaaattacactaaactagcttgacaggcaggcttaatttgggtgtagttaatgggtcaaaaggctaagtttggctaatgtggagctaaatgggtgaaaatgaaagaaagggaaaaaaaattgcaagcacctccctgcacgtgacaccgaccacaaacccgaatgtatgcaagcaaaaagcaatcgaatttcataaaagtgcaaagtgatgaacatgttatgcaaggagtatactactctcaattcctacatgaactggtcatgaatgacaccagtcaTACGGCTCTAATATCTTAGAAATtttaaagtagtttgccaatttttcaggtcaagtctatatgttcagctgtatttttgacattaactcgtagattatgcgcatgacaaagctaataactatcaatctGATGCAAGGCATAAGcgaaatgacaagttatagtgcaatgtcatcatggaaatctaccgttccgactcgacctatatgcaaaatgaaacgtgatattttttgaatttttcgatttttattttatttttttttttgtttttgatttttcaattttttatttgaaattaaaaacaaatgcaagcagaaaaataaacgtgaatgcaaaacaaatgcaaatgcagactcaaaggatgcaataccctccccaaaccaaaacggacaacgcccttgttgtcctccagcatacaccagcagtatatATACAGGGAACGGGATAATTACAGCCAATAAATGAAGGaataaataaaggaaattaaaaataaataaagcagaaatacttacaaaataagcgaacttccccaaaccagccagaaaactggggaagtgagtagaccagtagttactcgtcagcctcctcctcctcaaccacCACGTAGGTGGGGTCTacctcctcctctcctctcctctgtCGACCCCCAGCAGCAAGGTCAGCTCGTACCCTCTCCTCCCGCTCGGCTGTGTCCTCCTCACTCTCATgatgtgggtacccctccgccgggtaccggtagaaagaagggtgtggtcAGCCCTCAGGAATGGGACGTCTCCTCATCATATGGTACTCGTATAGAGCAAATAAGGCAAGTGCctagtcccgctccatacgagcctgcctggtGCAAAACTCAGGAAGAAGaccgtcacgacgcccttggtccatgacctcaggcgccTCAAAGGGAGTAGGGGGAATAAAGTTAGCCGGCAGAACCGGCTGTGGAACAGAAGGAGTAGGGATAGGGGTCGGCGTGGACGTGGACGTCTGCCCATCCTGagtcggtgtggacccctctctagTCTCAGGTCGCTTCCGCTTTCTAGAAGCGAAAGAAGTGAAAGGAGTAAGTGGAAGGTGGTAGGAAGGTAgaggtggaggcaacctacccgACACAGTGGTCAAAGGTACAAGACGGGATAGGTCGAGAAATGGTAAGGTCACAGACCTGGAACTacaaatcttccaagtccgctggtcTGCAGTTAACCAAAACATTACCTACATGGCATTAATATCTAGGTCCGCATCCCTATCTAAATGTGTCAAGCCTCTGGGGAAGTCAGTGAAGAGGGAACGAGCAATGTAGGAGGCTTTGCCTCCACAGGAAATCGTGCACGTCTTCTTCTGCCCGACATCGTTAAAATGTTTAGCtgtcaagtaagcaatgttaaaAACAAAGGGGCCAGCGCTATCAATGTTTAAATAGCCCCCTAAAATAGACAACTCAACGTTGTTAACGGTTTtaggctcctttcggccgaagatcGTCCCTCCAATAAGACGAAGAAAGTAACGGGTCGGGGGAAGATGGATGTGAGCCAACTTCCGCTGGTCAAAGGGAGTCTGTGCCAAAGTGGGCCAAAGTAAAGCCAGGACCTTCCGAGGAGGGTCCTGATGGCCATGAGAAGACAAACCTAACctcctcccaaactcagctaaggtccaagtGGTGGTCTGGTTAAACAATCTAAAGGAGACACAAGagctctccgggtcagtgtcgtaGGCACCAGCTGAGAAGGTAAAAGAgttgaaaaactcaagggtcagctgCTCGTAAGTCAGAGCACTCATTGTGGTCAGCCTAGTGATCCCCGTCCCGTTCAAAAGTTCAGCCACAGACTCGTAAATCCCTAATTTCTCAAGTGAATTACGACACAAAAACTTAGTGGAAGTGATGTCACAGCGCATTAAAGATTTAAAACGTTTACGATGAATAGAATTCACGAAACGTTACCTCGGAAAAAAATCGAAGCGGATCAAGAGAGTCGTCTCCATGGTACGTGGCAGCAGCGCGTCCAGCAGTAGTAGGGACCCCTCGTCCCTATCCCCGTCCTCGTGAAGCGGCGGCAGCAATCCAGTGCGGCTCGGATCGGTCCGGGGACAAGCGCAGACGAAAAAAGCAACAGGATGATGACGTGACGACGCAGCAGGGGTCGACACTGTGGATGGGACAGAAGCTGTAGTGACATCAGCAGCAGTAAACAGTAACAACAGGACTAGTGACGGTGgtagcagcagggaccaccgtctcagaaacAGATGGACTAGCAGTCGAACTAGAAGAGGGTACggtactactatccatcctatcAGTCAAATAAGTCCTTAAATCAGTCAATTAATTTACAATAACTCGAGTTTTCcccaattttcgaaaatttcgaaacctaaaaaccctaatttaggtcgaaaaataacaaattaaaaaatgaaaaacaagggGAAGGACTTACTTGATGATTACCCACGAACAAATGCAATTAGAATcaacaaaaatcaacaaaacaatcgGATTAAGACCCGATTTTCGCAAACCTAATACCCTAACTAAACCGCAAATAGCACGAGTTTGAAGGGGAAAGTAGAGGTCTTTTGTCGAGAACTAAGCAAGAAACACAATGTGGGTGTTTAATTTGGTAAAGGGGAATAAAAAATGGAGTTTTGGGGGATTTTTGGAGGGTTTATCGCAACAAAAGGGAAGATGAACAATTAGAATGAAAatagaaaaggaagaaaagactCCCTTGCGTGTGTATAAGCagcagtcactcgatcgagtgatttcaaatcacttgatcgagagctttttcctccaatctgctcgatcgagaacttccttGTTTTGACCTTTCGATCGAGgaccaaatacctttcgatcgagaacttttcctggacatttctctcgatcgagtacaaaatgtgctcgatcgagttgttttccttTGGCACGTATCCCAATGCAGcatatcttccccaaacctgcataaaaacacagaaaAATGCTTCCCGCAAATACCAAATTCACAAAAATATGCAGTCTATATCCGGTCTTACGCTAAAACTAACTACGCTATTGTCTAAAAGTCTAAACGCAATTTAAAAAGTCTAAcggaaattcaaattacaaagttTTACAATGGGACATTTCCCGCTTATCTTCCAAAGCACTTCAACAGCCCAAAAgggggcttctgactggaggaggttcCTTCAGCATTGCGGACCGTCCTCTTGGatcgccatgagcttgaacttgtaTTGATAGAAGAAGAATAGTTCGCGTCcacatacgccttcactttcttcttccctttgtcATTCTTACTGGCAGTGTCACTCGTGTCATTCCCATCACTTAGCTTGCCCTTCACTGTACCTTGACCGACAGAATCTCCAATATCCACTCTAGTTGTACCTGCAACAGAAGAAACACCAGAAtggtcctcctttttgctctcagtctgaggcggaggtgtcaaTATAGCAGCACAAAACTCAATGTTATCAGCTGAAGAATCTGTGTCATGGTCTATAGAGGGtaaggcattgcaaggttgaacttaCATAGGGGCCCTACGAACATTGGACTGATAAAAGGTCAGCTCCTCGTCACCTATCTGAAAAGTAAGGGTCTTTCCCCCGACATCAATTACCGCgcgagcagtaaataaaaatggccgtcctaaaataataggagtataagaatcttcgggtatgtctaagaccacaaagtcaacgggaataaagaatctcccgatcttaacaagtatgtcctctaagacacctaatgGCCGCGATAatgtacggtcggccatctgaacggtcatgttaGTAAAGTGAaatttagtcaaaccaagtctcttagcgagagacaatggtaagacacttacgctagctcctaaatcacatagcgcATCATCAATTAAGTGggtagaaaagctacccgggtcagattgtttgggtggtgtcCTATTCTGAATTAAGGCGGACCCTATTTCAGTCAAAGCTACCATTTCATGATCACtcatatgcctcttacgcgttaatatttctttcataaatttcatgtaagagggtacctgggtaagcagttcggcgaatggaaCGTTGACATGAAGGCTCTTTAAAATATCAGCAAATTTTCCGAACTGTTGTTCAGCCttcttgttctgcaatcgcctcggGAAAGGGACTGTAATAGGAATTTCCAaacctttatttctttcttctaaGGTTTCAACACGAATCTCaacatttttactcgatcgacccctttttcctttcgatcgagtacttttatcagcatTATCCTTCGATCGAGGACaatcatccactcgatcgaagtcttcaattccagcattactcgatcgaacagcaatttcactcgatcgagtggtttcctcaGCATTttctctcgatcgaccacctgaaatgagtcgatcgaggactttctttaGGTTAAGCATACTTTCTTCCAATGACGACTGTTCAAGCTCAGCAACAATAATTTCCGAGTCTGATTTGTCTTCATCAGTCGACAATTTAGGTCCTTCGtaggaaagaccgcttctcaaattaatcaGATTCACCGTCTCATGATGGTTTTTGTCAGGTTGAgatggtaaatgacccggcttccttgaagattgattagtggcgagttgagctatttgagattcGAGTGACTTGATCGacgcatctttttgttggtcactcttTTGCAACTGGACAGTCAACACTTGTATCATTGACTTCAACTCAGTCATCTCACTTACACCACTAGAGGAAGCTCCTTGATGCGGTGGTggaaaagatggaggcttttgaaagccttgttgagctttataaGGGGGAACGTAGACTTGTTGTTGCTACTGCGGTGGAGGGGTAGGATTCaatacattctgactagtccatctcaagttaggatggactccactctgattgttgtaataggagcccccttgcctaaattgttgaaaggcatagacctgctccttctcagctagacagtcaacagcagtgtgacaATCTTCTcttccacatctctcacatgagacggtttcttgtctagtcaacaagtgaaccgtctgttgatctccAGTATTCTGCAACTCTAACTTgtcaaaacgggcattcatggctttcagctgagccacaactgcattatcaacagaattaactgttcgaatTCCTCCTCTCGAGTTTctatattcagcacaatgggtagccatctcctcaataattccccatcccttgtcatcatcaatattcttttggaatcgcccatttgatgaggcatccaaaatagcacggtgatcgtcatacaacccattatagaactggttgcataagaaccactgatcgaagccatgatgaggaagagaccgcaccaatttcttaaaccggcaccaagcttcataaaAGTTCTTATCTGGTGCTTGCTTGAAGCTTGTAATTTTCCCTCTCATCCGATTAGTTCGTTGTGGAgtaaaataccttttatagaaGGCAATGGCCAGGGTCTCCTAGTTGGTGATCCCAGCCGCGGTTCTGTCGAGATCAGTGAGCCATTCTCGGGCTCCATCGGTCAAAGAGAAGGGAAATAGGACCTCGTTGATCTTGTCCCGattcactcccttagtagcgggaatggtagagcaatagtttgtgaaaacctccatatgttttcgcggatcctcaccagctacaCCACGATAAAGATTTCTTTCGAACAGATTGATATAGGATGGCCGAATGTCAAATGTATTTCCATCTTCGGTGGCAAGATTGAAATCTTTAGGGATTGAAGCAGTTGTTGGCTCCGAGTGACTCGCGATATTAGGAATCTTCACAGGATTAGCAGCAGAAATAGaattgtcttcttcacaagaccGGTCTTCTACAAATAAGAAGGGTTCTAgttcgggttcaaaagtactcaaggcttcctttcgaATCTTTCTCAACAAACGTTGTCTAATGCGAAAAGTCCGctccggttcaggatcagctggcactaactctgacctgttagacctgagCATAAGCAacactagagaaaataaataagaattgtctcaaggaattaaaaattccctgagacgaagACAAACGAAAATAAACAGACAAATAGGCTAATTCACTCCCAGGCAACgacaccaaaatttgatacagtcgttttagtaccaaaaataattaattaagacaactaacagaagttagcggaagtAGGGTCAATCTCCATAGGGAGGCTAATGTATCTATCTGCTAATTACGTTTGTCTAGTAATAAATGGGGGTTTTAAAGTTGTTTCCTATACTAATAAAGGTTTAAGGTAAGAGAAatagagaaaagagcagtaagGCAAGAAAAAGCAAGatatgtgatcaaataaagagagatatgtcaggaattcggttcaccatggcagttcactaactcagtcataaatagttcagacgatctactgtgattagggcaagggaaaggtccttccggtccgctatccaccctagattacaactaacttaacttccgtcctcattagggtagtctactgttcataacaagtctgttcattccaatcttccgatctaggatcgaatttaaccaaattaaagaggtttagaagcgtgcactcaactaaacttaTTACGGTTATATTGgtataaaacagttctcacaatcaatCGTCTAACCTATTCACAACATCATCAATTCTCTACCATGGCTCCTctaatcctaacatagagggaattagctactcatgcttttaATGTagtcaacaacaataacaataagtaTGCTAAAAGGAGACATAATAATGAGATTAAAGAGACGAATCATAAACTAATAAACAagagaacaataattaagagcaaACAAGGAATTAAATTGAGATTAAAGAGAAGAGAAAGATTACAAACTTCAGATCCGGAAATAAAGAGGTAGAGGAAAAGTTCCAGCAGTAATTAGAGTAATTAAGAGTAGAGTAAGTATGATAAGATCTGtcattaacctaatgacgtcttcccttatatagggggaagattattaactaaaataaacctaagcacggaataaaaatcccgagtaaataagtaaaccactcgatcgaggcatttcatccctctcgatcgagtgattcctcagCCAATCTCTTCGATCGAGCAaataaggctctcgatcgaacaccttcAATATAGCacacttcgatcgagtacaacaacaactcgatcgaactccttgctctaccaaaaccactcgatcgaccatagaagacctcgatcgagtaacttgccaCTGAAATCAGCCTTGAACTCGTTTGGTTAGCTTCCATGgacctccttcacgcttcccgaggtacggCATTCTGCTCTAAATCTTCATCTCCTTAAAATTCATGCTAGGAGGAATGAAaaaggtacgattccactactttaaggtcaattcctgcaaatgagacaaaacgaaccgaagtagccaattcggggcatttagCAATACAAAACTGTAGAAATGTCATAGGaatgcgtgcaataaaaggctaaaaagactatataaattgcacgtatcacccGACGCCCTCATAAGTTGATGGGTTGAGCGGGCGATGATAGTGCTCAGGTGGGTAGCATCCACCGGTTTCTCAGCCCCCCTACCCACATTCTTAAGAGCTTCAAGGAGTGCATCCTGCTGCTCGATCATACGAGCTACCTCATCCGTGGACATCTCAGTTGCTTGGATATACACGGCTGACCTCTTTGGCGgtattttgagctgataagaagcaaggaaacgtaagcacaaagcctacgactcaaaatctaaatgaccctccgccaaagaaacactcggccgagtataacataatactcggtcgagtactactagtactcggtcgagttttccacTCCAGAAGCAAACGTCAAAAACGcagaaaacatactcggtcgagtatgctcaatactcggtcgagctgccacaaccagtagctactgctacgcATACCCAAACAACaatcggtcgagtgcttggttactcgggcGAGTACcccctacttggtcgagtacctgccctgctcggccgtgTCATGCCAAAACGAGTTACTAATAACATAAGCGTACTTTATACATACATTTTATaccaagatatatatatatatatatatatatatatatatatatatatatatatatatatatatatatatatatatatatatatatatatatatatatatatatatatatatatatatatatacgatatGTCACTACCctttgaaagccacataataaacacttaacatgccaacatattccatgctcaaaATCTAATATTGAAAAAATTCAATGCATCTTTCACATGCTATCATATTCCActtcttccaccatatcatccaACTAGTGAACAAAATTCATGCCACAAGTACTACACACACATGACCCGACACACAACAACTTCCCCcctgtgaccggcttgagatcgtaagggccttattgagactttgggacgtctcccaagtctttgcggtagctccaaacaactctccccgggttcattttatttagactccctaagttcattgggttcattagttttagatgccagaatcgtcgctctgataccactttgtaacactccctcataccaaggtaccttaccatggactaccctagcatgaaagactgttaccatctcggttgcccgaggttagtatatcaaagttaacaatccaaaacacatttattaaagtgcaactgagtttaacgattacatgtttccaaaaaccaaaccaagtACAACTGTGAAatgtctaacaactacaaagaatgcaaaCTAAGTctcttgacagcggaagctagactcgagtgatgactccccataactGTCCCGTAGCTAAAgaactgcatcacctgtcacaatctgctcaccatccccgaatggatcaccacagattttataaaacaacaacggggtcagttgctgaataatcaaagtaagacaagtacaaaaggcaaccagctgatcatcatcctcctccggtctcccaatctcacacagtaaccgactacacaccaaagtgcgtagccctgccggattacccatcgcaacaggtaatcctcggcgccagtgggggaccgcaaccaatccccacttaagccccgctcatcaacgagcgatatccttgtcccttaatgtgcacatcccctcccgtggcgagttccacggagggcgaactagggtgtgaagccactaccgcaagtgactccaccacaatcatcacaacaccaacaccatcaccacaCCAACACTACAACAATGATCAGCAGACAAATAACCGTACGTAAaacaacataatctcaaatcaattaaacaggaactgagtagagaaaccctaccttagcacaactgcaagaGACACAAGCAAGTcaatctagaacggctcctctacgaagtccccACCTAACAcaatcacataaacaacaatcaCCATATGCAAAACCCCCTTTTTCCCAATTCCCAATTCACAATTCAAGCCAAACCCTAAAAGATTAATCAAAGAATTAGGGGAAAACAAGGACTTACCGACGATAGAACAAAAGATGAAGGAACTTGCTAACGATCACACACACttgggagagatttggagagattagagcgtcgttgagtttttaggttttgtaaaaatttaATTAGAAACGGATTAACGcgttttatataactctaatcatctccaaaccaaaccgcggaaataacacccgtcagaccagatactcggtcgagtatagagtatactcggccgagtaccctctactcggtcgagtattccacatactcggcctaATAATCTTGGGCAGTAGCCATTCCAGGATACACGACatcccttactcgaccgagtaggccatattcggccgagtacggGCTTaggaaatccgtagtattacagaaacGGTGGCCTTGGTTAAAAAGTCCTTCCTTGAAAACCCGGTGGACCTTGGGTAAAGGGTT
It includes:
- the LOC141590307 gene encoding uncharacterized protein LOC141590307; this encodes MVNWEKVCTPQSEGGLGLRYSLDWNRATIGKLVWWIYSKPDSLWVKWVHQVYIRGSSWDSHVPKTHMSWNWKTICKIRDDFQSGYAAGTWLADKKGYTVCSGYDWIRHKEQKVGWAKLIWKSWALPKHKFLSWLILRNALNVKARLFKHGICQDDICCLCNAGQETVEHVFQDCQYASMVLAGICDWLCIPKPPVNGIIWVGRRNWSLLKRNVCLAAVMAVYYAVSHQRNQARLEGIILRPSIVIHQIQQCLKLRMIRCKIVTSVDANWMASII